A single region of the Candidatus Binatia bacterium genome encodes:
- a CDS encoding zinc-binding dehydrogenase yields the protein MKAVVRRSSRLVLGDVPDPVPSPGTALVRTLACGICGSDLHALSHLDRMVESASRSGSPFRVDPARDIVMGHEFCAEILEFAAGSSKPYPAGQTVCAMPVTLGASGLSTVGYSNDFPGGFGERMLLQEMLLLPVPNGLAPHHAALTEPMAVGLHAVAAAVMTPDDVPLVIGCGPIGLAVIAALKLAGASPIIASDFSPARRALASKMGADVVIDPAADSPWKRWEDLANPHGVDPHDAMTMIGLGPQLRPGVVFECVGVPGVIAQIFEKAMRKARIVVVGVCMERDEIEPVLAINKELQLRFVLAYTPEEFTATLGHIAEGRIDVAPLVTGRIALEGVPQAFEDLKNPEKHAKIVVEP from the coding sequence GTGAAGGCCGTCGTTCGCCGCAGCTCGCGCCTGGTTCTGGGCGATGTTCCGGATCCGGTTCCTTCCCCCGGTACTGCGCTCGTGCGGACGCTGGCCTGCGGGATCTGCGGCTCGGACCTTCATGCGCTGTCGCACCTGGACCGCATGGTCGAGAGCGCCAGCCGTTCGGGCTCCCCGTTCCGCGTCGATCCGGCGCGCGACATCGTGATGGGTCACGAGTTCTGCGCCGAGATTCTCGAGTTCGCGGCAGGCTCTTCCAAACCTTATCCCGCAGGCCAGACGGTCTGCGCGATGCCGGTCACTCTCGGCGCCTCCGGACTGTCGACGGTCGGCTACTCGAACGACTTCCCCGGCGGATTCGGCGAGCGGATGCTGCTGCAGGAGATGCTGCTGCTGCCGGTGCCCAACGGCCTGGCGCCGCACCATGCCGCGCTGACCGAGCCGATGGCCGTGGGACTTCACGCCGTGGCCGCGGCGGTGATGACGCCCGACGACGTTCCGCTCGTCATCGGATGCGGCCCGATCGGCCTTGCCGTGATCGCGGCGCTGAAGCTCGCGGGTGCATCGCCGATCATCGCTTCGGATTTTTCGCCGGCGCGCCGCGCGCTGGCTTCGAAGATGGGCGCCGACGTCGTCATCGATCCCGCCGCCGATTCCCCGTGGAAGCGGTGGGAAGACCTCGCCAATCCGCACGGCGTCGATCCCCACGACGCGATGACGATGATCGGGCTCGGCCCCCAGCTTCGGCCCGGCGTCGTCTTCGAGTGCGTCGGCGTGCCCGGCGTCATCGCGCAGATCTTCGAGAAGGCGATGCGCAAGGCGCGCATCGTCGTCGTCGGAGTGTGCATGGAGCGCGACGAGATCGAGCCGGTGCTCGCGATCAACAAGGAGCTTCAGCTTCGCTTCGTGCTCGCCTACACGCCCGAAGAGTTCACCGCCACGCTCGGCCACATCGCCGAAGGACGCATCGACGTCGCGCCGCTGGTCACCGGGCGCATCGCACTGGAGGGAGTGCCGCAGGCATTCGAGGACCTGAAAAACCCCGAGAAGCACGCGAAGATCGTCGTCGAGCCGTGA